Proteins encoded within one genomic window of Setaria italica strain Yugu1 chromosome IV, Setaria_italica_v2.0, whole genome shotgun sequence:
- the LOC101766632 gene encoding achilleol B synthase-like, with product MGAAVGLRLPENRCEEPLLWWGCRQADDEHWPVDFSGVLFIMPLLVFALYITGSLNTVLSKEHQREICRYIYNQQNEDGGWGKQVVGPSTMLGSCLNYVTLRILGEESTHDALTKGREWILSHGSAAAIPQWGKMWLSMIGLYDWSGNNPIIPELWLVPHFLPIHPGTFQHNTEGFEEKLERFEGIGRKEERGGNGLKAGSGPWSNSSMLHFWA from the exons ATGGGCGCGGCCGTCGGCTTGAGGTTGCCGGAGAACCGCTGCGAGGAGCCGTTGTTGTGGTGGGGCTG TCGGCAAGCAGATGATGAGCACTGGCCTGTAGATTTCAGTGGCGTTTTGTTCATTATGCCTCTCTTG GTATTTGCTCTATATATCACTGGATCACTCAATACTGTCCTATCGAAAGAACATCAGCGTGAGATATGTCGCTATATTTATAACCAACAG AATGAAGATGGTGGTTGGGGTAAACAAGTGGTGGGACCGAGCACCATGCTCGGCTCATGCTTAAACTATGTTACCTTAAGAATTCTTGGTGAGGAGAGCACACATGATGCATTGACCAAAGGACGCGAATGGATTTTATCTCATGGAAGCGCAGCTGCAATACCACAATGGGGAAAGATGTGGCTCTCG ATGATAGGTTTGTATGATTGGTCTGGAAACAATCCTATAATTCCAGAACTATGGCTTGTCCCTCACTTTCTTCCAATACATCCAGGTACTT TCCAGCATAATACGGAAGGTTTTGAAGAGAAATTGGAGAGATTTGAGGGAAttggaagaaaggaagagaggggCGGCAACGGCCTGAAGGCCG GTTCTGGGCCCTGGTCCAATAGCTCCATGCTCCACTTCTGGGCTTAG